The sequence ATATCGTGAGCCTGCCGCATGCGCTCGAACTGGTCATGAAAGACGAGTCGGTCAGCCTGATGATGGCCGATCATCAACAGACCGTGGTGCCGGTCAGCCGGCCCAATACCGCGCATCTGAAGGAGTTGCTGGGGATCGCGCAGGTCGGTCCCAAAAGCGCAGCCGAGAAACAAAACAGCCCGGTACGCGCTTGATGCGCGGACCGGGCTGTCGGCTTACTGCTTGCTGATTAGTTCAGCACGAAAGGTCAGGCTACCGGCTTTTTCCCCATTGCCTTGAGCAAGGCGGCAGGCCGCATCGGCAAGTCGCGCAAGCGCACGCCGACGGCGGCATGAATCGCGTTGGCAATGGCCGGACCGACCACGGTCGTCGGTGGTTCGCCCATGCCGGTGGCGGTGGCGGTGCTGGCGACGAACTCGATGTCCATCTCCGGCACGTCGGCCATGCGCAGCGGTGTGTAGGCACCGAGATTGGTGTCACGCACCTGGCCATCAACAAACTCGGTGCCTTCGTGCAGCGCCATGCTCATGCCCCACAAGGCACCGCCCTCGGCCTGCGCCAGCGCGCCATCCGGATGAATGATGGTGCCGGCATCGATGACCATGAACAACTTGACCACAGTGATGGCGCCGGAAGCGCTGTCGACCTTGACGCGGGCCACGCAGGCAGTCCAGGTCGGCATGTCGCGTTCCTGGCCAAAGGTGCTGGCGATACCGAGTCCGGTACCGGCCGGCATCGGCTTGCCCCAGCCGGCTTTTTCAGCAGCACGACGCAGCACATGCGCCATCCGTGCGGCACCGCCAACCGAATTGGGTGCGCTACCGGCGTTCTTGCCGCGGCCATCAAGCAGCGCCAGACGGAATGCCAGCGGATCGGCCTTGGTCGCCAGTGCGGCTTCGTCGATGAAGCTTTCCACGGCCCAGTTGGTCCAGCCCGGTCCGACCGAACGCAACCAGCCAGGACGGAAAGTGCTGTTGGCGAGGTCGTTCGAAATCGCCCGCACGCGATGCGCACCAACCGTGTACCAGTGATCGGCACCGGAAATGGCGAACGGATCATACGGCTCGCCGTTCTTCCCCTTCGGCATGAAGGCCGGCACCATGACTTGGGTCGGCCAACCGGCGCTGGCGTGATGTTCCATCGCCGTGACCGCACCCTTCTTATCGAAAGCCATGCGCAGTCGCTGCAGCGAAGGTGATCGCGGCGAATCGAAGCGGGCGTCGTCGGAACGGGTGCAGATCATCTTCACCGGACGGCCCATTTCCTTGGCGGCCAGTGCAGCAGGAATCGCGTAATCGCCATTGAGCCGGCGACCGAAACCGCCACCGAGCAGATAGGTGTGCATGATTACGTTGGCTTCCGGCACGGCGAGTGCTTTTGCCAGTGTCGGCAGCGCCAGCGATTGCCACTGATTGCCGGTATGGATATGCCAGATACCGTCTTTTTCGAGCGCCAGTGCATTGACCGGTTCGAGCTGGAAATGCAGCACAGTGCTGGTGGTGTACTCGTGTTCGATGCGCGAACCGGCTGTCGAGAACGCTGCTTCGACGCCGTCGTCGGCGACCACCAGCGATCCTTTCGAGGTATCGCCGATGAGCTTGCTGGCATGCGACAGGATGTCGGCTTCGGACACGCCGGCAGTCGCGCCGGCTTGCCACTTGATCTCCACCAGGTCGGCCGCGCGCATGGCTGCCGAGTAGGAATCGGCATACACCATGACCCAGCCCGGCACCGTGTCGGACGGATCCTTGAGGGCGACCGACTTGAGGTAACCCTTGACCTTGCGGGCGGCGCTGTCATCGATCGACAGTACGGTCGAACCGTAGCGGGTCGGCGGGATGCGCGGACGGGCGTAGACCATGCCTTCGACGACCGCATCAATGCCGTAAATCGCGGCACCATTGGTCTTCGATGGCACATCGACGGCCTGCACGTC comes from Actimicrobium sp. CCC2.4 and encodes:
- a CDS encoding xanthine dehydrogenase family protein molybdopterin-binding subunit; amino-acid sequence: MLDRLIKQQPPVGSLTRRSFMIAAAGTGFTMAFLSPTLALAAGQAGSADAPVFDPTIWFRIDRDGIVTVNIAKAEMGQHIGTALARIVADELEVSWSSVRLNYVDTDPKWGMMITGGSWSVWQSFDPLSRAGAAGRIALIDEAARLLKVKVTDCQARDGVITAGSKSITYAEIVRTGKLGRTFTPEALKAIVLKTPDQRRLIGRDVQAVDVPSKTNGAAIYGIDAVVEGMVYARPRIPPTRYGSTVLSIDDSAARKVKGYLKSVALKDPSDTVPGWVMVYADSYSAAMRAADLVEIKWQAGATAGVSEADILSHASKLIGDTSKGSLVVADDGVEAAFSTAGSRIEHEYTTSTVLHFQLEPVNALALEKDGIWHIHTGNQWQSLALPTLAKALAVPEANVIMHTYLLGGGFGRRLNGDYAIPAALAAKEMGRPVKMICTRSDDARFDSPRSPSLQRLRMAFDKKGAVTAMEHHASAGWPTQVMVPAFMPKGKNGEPYDPFAISGADHWYTVGAHRVRAISNDLANSTFRPGWLRSVGPGWTNWAVESFIDEAALATKADPLAFRLALLDGRGKNAGSAPNSVGGAARMAHVLRRAAEKAGWGKPMPAGTGLGIASTFGQERDMPTWTACVARVKVDSASGAITVVKLFMVIDAGTIIHPDGALAQAEGGALWGMSMALHEGTEFVDGQVRDTNLGAYTPLRMADVPEMDIEFVASTATATGMGEPPTTVVGPAIANAIHAAVGVRLRDLPMRPAALLKAMGKKPVA